In Corylus avellana chromosome ca2, CavTom2PMs-1.0, the following proteins share a genomic window:
- the LOC132169311 gene encoding ankyrin repeat-containing protein NPR4-like: MVDIDEGGDFKLQTNYGFTALHFATQVGNVSIAEQLVEKNNELLSITDDKGDTPLIVAAYVGHTNMVSYLFSLNSTPPKPLTQEKCIELLGHTIRNDMYDIALKILESDTNIANADTECWWEALETLAKKPAFSIGSESRLSFWKSLLNSCFKGICLKALMKTLAHQLVDFFLKKDGIKSHLSSPNLVDKNMTSIFEAVKVGNVEFLIVLSRSYPSLIWQQDEKKMSIFHTAILYRQESVFNLIYEIGAGMHSLASYVTEDNKENMLHLAGKLAPSDRLNIVSGAALQMQRELLWFKKDGEQWMKDRANYCMVVAALIATVMFAAAFTVPGGNDQTKGTPIFLEMNWFMAFFISDAIALCFSSTSIIIFMSILTSRYREDDFLKSLPLKLLFGLATLFISMTGMMVAFNTTFFLVYTSARAWTPAVVITLTSIPIVLFGPRHCKIWVDT, from the exons ATGGTTGACATTGATGAGGGAGGGGACTTCAAATTGCAAACCAATTATGGATTTACGGCCCTTCACTTTGCTACCCAAGTAGGAAACGTCAGCATTGCAGAGCAGCTGGTGGAGAAAAACAATGAGCTACTATCGATCACTGATGACAAGGGAGACACACCACTCATTGTTGCAGCATATGTAGGACATACAAACATGGTCTCGTATCTATTCTCTCTGAATAGTACTCCTCCTAAACCGTTGACTCAAGAAAAATGCATTGAGCTCCTTGGTCATACTATCCGCAATGATATGTATG ATATAGCATTGAAAATTCTGGAATCGGATACCAACATAGCAAATGCCGACACTGAATGCTGGTGGGAAGCATTGGAAACGTTGGCAAAGAAACCTGCATTCTCAATTGGCAGCGAAAGTCGGCTATCATTCTGGAAAAGTCTCTTAAACTCAT GTTTCAAAGGGATTTGTCTCAAAGCTTTGATGAAGACATTAGCCCATCaattagttgatttttttttgaaaaaggatGGAATCAAAAGCCACCTAAGCTCACCAAACTTGGTTGACAAAAATATGACTTCAATTTTTGAAGCTGTGAAAGTTGGAAATGTTGAATTTCTAATTGTACTTTCACGCTCTTATCCTTCCCTTATCTGGCAACAAGACGAAAAGAAAATGAGTATATTTCATACTGCTATTTTATATCGGCAAGAGAGTGTgttcaatctaatatatgagATAGGTGCTGGCATGCATAGCCTTGCATCCTATGTTACTGAAGATAACAAAGAGAACATGTTGCATTTAGCTGGAAAATTGGCTCCTTCAGATCGACTAAATATCGTATCAGGAGCGGCCCTTCAAATGCAAAGGGAGTTGTTGTGGTTTAAG AAAGATGGTGAACAGTGGATGAAGGACAGAGCAAACTATTGCATGGTCGTTGCAGCATTGATTGCCACTGTGATGTTTGCTGCAGCATTCACAGTACCAGGTGGCAATGATCAAACTAAAGGGACTCctatttttttggaaatgaaCTGGTTTATGGCATTTTTCATATCAGATGCAATAGCATTGTGTTTCTCTTCGACTTCAATCATAATTTTCATGTCAATTCTCACATCCCGTTACAGAGAAGATGATTTCTTAAAGTCATTACCTTTAAAGTTGCTATTTGGACTTGCCACACTCTTCATCTCCATGACGGGCATGATGGTAGCCTTCAACACAACTTTCTTTTTGGTGTATACAAGCGCAAGGGCATGGACTCCAGCTGTTGTAATCACTTTGACTAGTATCCCAATTGTTTTGTTTGGTCCACGACATTGTAAAATTTGGGTTGATACTTAG
- the LOC132172360 gene encoding chlorophyll(ide) b reductase NOL, chloroplastic-like isoform X3 (The sequence of the model RefSeq protein was modified relative to this genomic sequence to represent the inferred CDS: added 4 bases not found in genome assembly), translating into MAERVESAVQGLREEFGEQHVWGTKCDVKDGQDVKDLVAFAQGELKYIDIWINNAGSNAYSYKPLAEASDEDLIEVVTTNTLGLMICCREAIKMMLNQHRGGHIFNIDGAGSDGRPTPS; encoded by the exons ctGAACGGGTTGAATCTGCTGTTCAGGGCCTGAGAGAAGAATTTGGGGAGCAGCATGTGTGG GGTACTAAATGTGATGTTAAAGACGGACAGGATGTGAAGGATTTAGTTGCATTTGCACAAGGAGAACTGAAATACATTGACATATGG ATTAATAACGCAGGATCAAATGCATATAGCTATAAACCACTGGCAGAAGCTTCAGATGAAGATCTTAT TGAAGTTGTAACTACAAACACCCTTGGTTTGATGATATGTTGCCGAGAG GCAATAAAGATGATGTTAAACCAGCATCGAGGGGGTCATATTTTCAACATTGATGGGGCTGGTTCAGATGGAAGACCAACACCTAG CTGA
- the LOC132172360 gene encoding chlorophyll(ide) b reductase NOL, chloroplastic-like isoform X1 (The sequence of the model RefSeq protein was modified relative to this genomic sequence to represent the inferred CDS: added 4 bases not found in genome assembly), whose protein sequence is MAERVESAVQGLREEFGEQHVWGTKCDVKDGQDVKDLVAFAQGELKYIDIWINNAGSNAYSYKPLAEASDEDLIEVVTTNTLGLMICCREAIKMMLNQHRGGHIFNIDGAGSDGRPTPRGREILKGVNYASGRAGIRNETGQTQVRWHACYK, encoded by the exons ctGAACGGGTTGAATCTGCTGTTCAGGGCCTGAGAGAAGAATTTGGGGAGCAGCATGTGTGG GGTACTAAATGTGATGTTAAAGACGGACAGGATGTGAAGGATTTAGTTGCATTTGCACAAGGAGAACTGAAATACATTGACATATGG ATTAATAACGCAGGATCAAATGCATATAGCTATAAACCACTGGCAGAAGCTTCAGATGAAGATCTTAT TGAAGTTGTAACTACAAACACCCTTGGTTTGATGATATGTTGCCGAGAG GCAATAAAGATGATGTTAAACCAGCATCGAGGGGGTCATATTTTCAACATTGATGGGGCTGGTTCAGATGGAAGACCAACACCTAG AGGCAGGGAAATACTCAAAGGTGTCAATTATGCATCTGGCCGTGCGGGAATTCGCAACGAAACTGGACAAACCCAGGTACGGTGGCATGCATGTTATAAGTAG
- the LOC132172360 gene encoding chlorophyll(ide) b reductase NOL, chloroplastic-like isoform X2 (The sequence of the model RefSeq protein was modified relative to this genomic sequence to represent the inferred CDS: added 4 bases not found in genome assembly) → MAERVESAVQGLREEFGEQHVWGTKCDVKDGQDVKDLVAFAQGELKYIDIWINNAGSNAYSYKPLAEASDEDLIEVVTTNTLGLMICCREAIKMMLNQHRGGHIFNIDGAGSDGRPTPRSSIRLVKTCTSAFK, encoded by the exons ctGAACGGGTTGAATCTGCTGTTCAGGGCCTGAGAGAAGAATTTGGGGAGCAGCATGTGTGG GGTACTAAATGTGATGTTAAAGACGGACAGGATGTGAAGGATTTAGTTGCATTTGCACAAGGAGAACTGAAATACATTGACATATGG ATTAATAACGCAGGATCAAATGCATATAGCTATAAACCACTGGCAGAAGCTTCAGATGAAGATCTTAT TGAAGTTGTAACTACAAACACCCTTGGTTTGATGATATGTTGCCGAGAG GCAATAAAGATGATGTTAAACCAGCATCGAGGGGGTCATATTTTCAACATTGATGGGGCTGGTTCAGATGGAAGACCAACACCTAG ATCCTCTATAAGACTTGTTAAAACCTGCACCTCGGCATTTAAGTAG